A stretch of DNA from Leptospira wolffii serovar Khorat str. Khorat-H2:
CGACTCCCGTGGTGACCGCATTGTATTCCACGAAAGGCAACTTCCAATTCGAACCTAGGATGCGAGCCAGAGTGGACTTTCCCGTTCCCGGGGGACCGTAGAGTAGAATGCTCACCGGTTCTTTGAATTTTTGGAGTTGTTGCTTAGCCTTATCCTGTCCGATCACATCCGAAAATTTATCGGGTCTGATCCTATGGGGAAGAGGAGCTTTTTCAAACAGACTGCCCAAGTTCTTCCCATTCCCGTTGCACCTTTCGAACGCAAGAACGAATCGTAGAGTTGCAAACATCGCAGGCGCTATGACAGCAGACCAAGGATTGCTCCCGGATCTTTCCGTCTAGAACATTCTCCACCAACTCGCAGATCCTAGGAGGAAGATCGAACCAATCCAGGTTTTCCAGAATCAGTTCTTTTCTAGTTTTCGGGATCAGTCTTGGAGAATCGTCCATCTTCTTTTCTTTTGCTTTCAAAACGGATGCTCGTCAATCGCAAAGTCTAGCCTGCGATCCACCCGCCTTTGATTAGATAGTAATAGATATAGAAACGAGGAATACGAAATAGAGCCGCTAAGAAAAAAAGTCGAAATTTCATACCCATGGCTCCGGCCGCCACCGAAGTCCAAGAATACGGCAAAGGAGTCAGAGCCCCGAGTACGACGGCCCAGAATCCGAAACGCTTCACATACACTTCCAGTTTTTCTTCGTGATTTCGCACGAATTTAGTAAACGCATCCAATTTAGGAAGTAGGAACTTTCCTTGAGAGTAGGAACAAATTCCTCCCAACAAGGAACCTGCGGAAGCAAAGAAGATCACCCAGAAATCGGGCATTTTTGCAGCGACCGCCAGAATCAAAAAAGTGTCCGGAGGAAGAAACACATGCACCGAATCCGCAACTAGAATGGAAAGTCCGACTCCCGCGACTCCTGTGAAGTTCAAAAAGGCTTCGGCGGCCCAGACTACTTGGTCGCTAAAGAAGCGCGCTAAGACCAGAACGACTAGGAATAATACTACGCTCGCCACTAAGGTTTGTTTTAATAGTTGGGCGAGTATTTTCTCTGTGGAATTACTGATTTCGGTGGATTCGGATTTCAAATCGTTTACCTACGATGGAACATTCTTTCTAGATCTTCCCGGGTCAATTTTACCAGGGTTGGACGCCCGTGAGGGCAACGCGCGGGATTCTCGCAATAACTAAGACGGTTTAAAAGCTCTGCGATAAGATGATCGGAGAGTTGGTCCCCTTTTTTTACCGCGGATCGGCAGGCAACGCATTTGGCCATGAGATCGTACAATTCGGGTTCCTGAACTTCCTTACCTCCGATTCTATTCAAGAAATCTAATACGATTTCCTTTTCGTGACCGGGCAGGAAATACCCGGGCACCTCCCGAAGCACCATCGTAT
This window harbors:
- a CDS encoding YqaA family protein, producing MKSESTEISNSTEKILAQLLKQTLVASVVLFLVVLVLARFFSDQVVWAAEAFLNFTGVAGVGLSILVADSVHVFLPPDTFLILAVAAKMPDFWVIFFASAGSLLGGICSYSQGKFLLPKLDAFTKFVRNHEEKLEVYVKRFGFWAVVLGALTPLPYSWTSVAAGAMGMKFRLFFLAALFRIPRFYIYYYLIKGGWIAG